One Epidermidibacterium keratini DNA segment encodes these proteins:
- the selD gene encoding selenide, water dikinase SelD: MSQIRLTQYASGGGCACKVPPGELERVLSDLPASRAGGDLLVGIDDGDDAAAVRLDGDQAVIATADFFTPVVDDPYTFGRIAATNALSDVYAMGGTPLVGVNLLCWPRDVIPFEIAAEVLRGGGDACAQAGSYLAGGHSIDDPEPKYGVAVTGIANPGRLLRNDAARAGLPLTLTKPLGLGVLNNRHKATGEVFDEAIEVMTTLNRDASRAALNAGARAATDVTGFGLLGHLMKLCRASGISAVVDSVAVPYVEGARQALADGYVPGGSRRNLDWVRPHLRSSVSEDELVLLADAQTSGGLLVAGEVPGYPVIGQLVPSGEALITVR; the protein is encoded by the coding sequence ATGTCGCAGATTCGACTAACCCAATACGCATCCGGAGGCGGCTGCGCCTGCAAGGTCCCGCCCGGTGAGCTCGAACGGGTCCTCAGCGACCTGCCGGCATCGCGGGCCGGCGGCGACCTGCTCGTCGGCATTGACGACGGTGACGACGCGGCCGCCGTACGCCTCGACGGCGACCAGGCCGTGATCGCGACGGCTGACTTCTTCACCCCCGTTGTCGACGACCCCTACACGTTCGGGCGAATCGCCGCGACCAACGCGCTGTCAGACGTCTATGCGATGGGCGGTACGCCGCTGGTCGGGGTCAACCTGCTCTGCTGGCCACGCGACGTGATCCCGTTCGAGATCGCCGCCGAAGTGCTCCGCGGCGGCGGCGACGCGTGCGCGCAGGCCGGCTCCTACCTCGCCGGCGGGCACTCGATCGACGACCCAGAGCCGAAGTACGGCGTCGCGGTCACCGGCATCGCCAACCCGGGCCGGTTGCTGCGCAACGACGCAGCCCGCGCCGGACTGCCCCTCACCCTCACCAAGCCGCTCGGGCTCGGCGTACTCAACAACCGGCACAAGGCGACCGGCGAAGTCTTCGACGAGGCGATCGAGGTGATGACCACGTTGAACCGCGACGCCTCCCGCGCCGCGCTGAACGCTGGAGCGCGCGCCGCGACCGACGTCACCGGGTTCGGTCTGCTTGGGCACCTGATGAAGCTGTGCCGCGCGAGCGGGATCAGCGCTGTCGTCGACTCGGTGGCGGTGCCGTACGTCGAGGGCGCTCGTCAGGCACTCGCCGATGGATATGTGCCCGGCGGCAGCCGGCGCAACCTCGACTGGGTGCGCCCGCACCTACGCAGCTCGGTCTCCGAAGATGAGCTCGTCCTGCTCGCCGACGCCCAGACGTCCGGCGGGTTGCTGGTCGCCGGGGAAGTCCCCGGCTACCCGGTGATCGGCCAGCTGGTACCGAGCGGCGAGGCGCTCATCACCGTTCGCTGA
- the selA gene encoding L-seryl-tRNA(Sec) selenium transferase, which translates to MTDGSTDTPDPRRATPRTDAVLADPRLEQAVQRLGTDIVKDAVRRAQQQCRDGLISPEYVADTAYAALPAAATGMRRVLNATGIIVHTNLGRAPLSDAARLALEVAAGTTDVELDLATGRRGPRGAGAREALAAAVPEAGGVHVVNNGAAALALVACVLAQGREIVVARGELVEIGDGFRIPELLESVGARLREVGTTNRVRLEDYVAAIGDQTGFVLKVHPSNFRIEGFTSTVDVASLAQLDIPVVADIGSGLLRAHPRLPDEPDASTTLRAGATLVTASGDKLLGGPQCGLMLGDRALVERLRRHPFARALRVDKLTLAALEATLRGPRPPVAAALHASDATLQERAERLAAELGEVASVVRSGGAVGGGGAPGVTLDSWAVALPEQYAEPLRTGDPAVIGRVTGGQLLLDVLALADDDVELVVDAVRRCQ; encoded by the coding sequence ATGACCGACGGTTCGACCGACACGCCAGACCCGCGCCGCGCGACCCCGCGGACCGACGCGGTCCTGGCCGATCCGCGGCTGGAGCAGGCCGTGCAGCGGCTCGGCACCGACATCGTCAAGGACGCCGTACGCCGCGCGCAGCAGCAATGTCGCGACGGGCTGATCAGTCCGGAGTACGTCGCCGACACGGCCTACGCCGCGCTGCCGGCTGCGGCGACCGGCATGCGACGGGTCCTTAACGCGACGGGCATCATCGTGCACACCAACCTCGGACGGGCGCCGCTGTCAGATGCCGCCCGCCTGGCGCTTGAGGTTGCGGCTGGGACCACCGACGTCGAGCTCGACCTCGCGACCGGTCGTCGCGGGCCCCGGGGCGCGGGTGCGCGCGAGGCCCTCGCGGCAGCCGTTCCCGAGGCCGGCGGCGTACACGTCGTCAACAACGGCGCAGCCGCGCTCGCGCTCGTCGCCTGCGTGCTCGCGCAGGGCCGCGAGATCGTCGTCGCGCGCGGCGAGCTCGTCGAGATCGGCGACGGCTTCCGGATTCCCGAGCTGCTCGAGTCGGTGGGCGCGCGCCTGCGCGAGGTCGGCACGACCAACCGGGTGCGACTCGAGGACTACGTCGCGGCCATCGGCGACCAGACAGGATTCGTGCTCAAGGTCCACCCATCGAACTTCCGCATCGAGGGATTCACCAGCACTGTCGATGTTGCATCCCTTGCTCAGCTGGACATCCCGGTTGTCGCAGACATCGGCTCGGGGCTACTGCGAGCGCATCCGCGGCTGCCCGACGAACCCGACGCCTCGACGACGCTGCGCGCCGGCGCGACCCTCGTCACCGCGTCCGGGGACAAGCTGCTGGGCGGCCCCCAGTGCGGGCTCATGCTGGGCGACCGTGCACTCGTTGAGCGACTTCGCAGACACCCGTTTGCCCGTGCATTGCGCGTCGACAAGCTGACGCTGGCAGCGCTTGAGGCGACGCTGCGCGGACCCCGGCCGCCGGTGGCCGCCGCCCTGCACGCATCCGACGCCACGCTGCAGGAACGCGCGGAACGACTGGCAGCAGAGCTCGGCGAGGTCGCCTCCGTTGTGCGATCGGGCGGAGCCGTCGGCGGTGGCGGCGCACCGGGCGTCACGCTCGACAGTTGGGCGGTCGCGTTGCCTGAGCAGTACGCCGAACCGCTGCGCACCGGTGATCCGGCCGTCATCGGGCGAGTCACCGGCGGCCAGCTGCTGCTCGACGTACTCGCCCTTGCCGACGACGACGTCGAGCTGGTGGTCGATGCCGTGCGCCGTTGCCAATGA
- a CDS encoding class II aldolase/adducin family protein: MTDLDPPLLELAGQLGSVGADAVGRGLVLASGGNLSARLPGADTFVVTGKGTWLDRLGTDDFALMDLGGGVLAGAEPSSEWKLHQRTYLARPDVTCVIHLHPQMSVLLTALGHPIRLMTLDHAFYVKSIGTTPYFPNGSDELADSAAEQAREHNCVVLGNHGCSAVADSIEMAYRRALNLEQAATATFHALQLGDTTTSFPPDELARLHHA; this comes from the coding sequence ATGACCGACCTTGATCCCCCTCTGCTTGAGCTCGCCGGGCAGCTCGGTTCCGTCGGGGCCGACGCGGTCGGTCGAGGACTCGTGCTGGCCAGCGGCGGCAACCTATCGGCGCGGCTGCCGGGCGCCGACACCTTCGTGGTGACCGGCAAGGGCACCTGGCTTGACCGGCTCGGTACTGACGACTTCGCGCTGATGGACCTCGGCGGCGGCGTACTCGCCGGTGCTGAGCCTTCCAGCGAATGGAAGCTGCATCAGCGCACCTATCTCGCGCGCCCCGATGTCACCTGCGTGATCCACCTGCACCCGCAGATGTCGGTGCTGCTGACCGCGCTGGGCCACCCGATCCGGCTGATGACCCTTGATCATGCCTTCTACGTGAAGTCGATCGGTACGACGCCGTACTTTCCGAACGGCTCGGACGAGCTCGCCGACAGCGCGGCCGAGCAGGCCCGCGAGCACAACTGCGTCGTACTCGGAAACCACGGCTGCTCGGCGGTCGCGGACTCGATCGAGATGGCCTACCGCCGGGCGCTCAACCTCGAGCAGGCGGCGACGGCGACGTTCCACGCTCTGCAGCTCGGCGACACGACGACGAGCTTCCCTCCGGACGAGCTTGCCCGGCTGCATCACGCGTGA
- a CDS encoding thioester domain-containing protein, giving the protein MAHTRTSARFFALILAAPVFAGLSTAGPAYAEPDLYAGPHAESGLVVQIADIGAMGTYTYVVDAPGEADPIAYCIDVAADYRPGAPLMEQLWSQAPRISEVAPQLNWVLRNSYPNQTLEATAAGSGASFHEGLSAAEAIAATQAALWHYSDGVTMSSASGTAEEQADVMALYAYLTGPANVGAAEDPPGSLSLETAASIGKSGSRIGPITVSTSSDIVTLSIDGPANVRIISVDGTPLTQAANGDQVYVDVPAGTPAGSATLTASATSVVTSGRIFAPARTEPESTTQTLVLATTKTESMTIELPVTWTAPPPPTSTPATSSPPQTSAPPSSPPQTSTPPSTSPPPATTPPVTTPPPVTTPPITTPPAPTTAPETPTPSAPASTTAPAVAPTSSPPPTTAPTLADTGSDATTTAAWAGGLLAVGSLTLWAGRRTRR; this is encoded by the coding sequence ATGGCTCACACTCGTACGTCCGCCCGCTTTTTCGCGCTGATCCTTGCTGCCCCGGTCTTTGCCGGACTGTCGACCGCCGGGCCGGCTTACGCCGAACCCGACCTCTATGCCGGGCCGCATGCCGAGAGCGGACTCGTTGTCCAGATCGCCGATATAGGTGCGATGGGCACCTATACCTACGTTGTCGATGCGCCCGGCGAGGCCGACCCCATTGCCTACTGCATCGATGTCGCGGCCGACTATCGTCCGGGAGCGCCACTGATGGAACAGCTGTGGTCGCAGGCGCCACGAATCAGCGAGGTCGCGCCGCAGCTGAACTGGGTGCTGCGCAACAGCTATCCCAACCAGACCCTCGAGGCGACTGCGGCCGGATCAGGTGCGTCGTTTCACGAGGGCCTCTCCGCCGCCGAGGCGATTGCTGCGACGCAGGCGGCGCTGTGGCACTACTCCGACGGAGTCACGATGTCCTCGGCGTCTGGGACGGCGGAGGAACAGGCCGACGTCATGGCGCTATACGCCTACCTGACCGGACCGGCCAACGTCGGAGCTGCCGAGGATCCCCCAGGCTCGCTGTCGCTGGAAACCGCTGCCAGCATTGGGAAGTCAGGCTCGCGGATCGGTCCGATCACGGTCAGTACGTCGTCCGACATCGTCACGCTCAGCATCGACGGACCGGCCAACGTCCGGATCATCTCGGTCGACGGAACCCCGCTGACGCAGGCCGCGAACGGTGACCAGGTGTACGTCGACGTTCCCGCGGGAACGCCTGCTGGATCGGCGACGCTTACCGCATCGGCGACCTCGGTCGTGACCAGCGGACGGATCTTCGCACCGGCGCGAACCGAGCCGGAGTCGACGACGCAGACCCTGGTGCTGGCCACCACGAAAACGGAGTCAATGACCATCGAGCTGCCGGTGACCTGGACGGCTCCACCGCCACCGACCTCGACACCAGCAACGTCGTCCCCTCCGCAGACCTCCGCGCCGCCGTCGTCCCCTCCGCAAACCTCCACACCACCGTCAACGTCGCCACCCCCTGCGACAACGCCACCGGTCACGACGCCCCCGCCAGTCACCACGCCGCCAATCACGACGCCGCCGGCACCGACTACTGCACCTGAGACCCCTACCCCCTCCGCACCCGCGTCCACGACAGCTCCCGCCGTGGCACCCACGAGCTCGCCGCCGCCGACCACCGCGCCAACACTCGCGGACACCGGCAGCGACGCCACCACGACCGCCGCATGGGCCGGCGGCCTGCTCGCCGTCGGCTCGTTGACACTGTGGGCAGGTCGACGTACTCGCCGCTAA